In Alicyclobacillus macrosporangiidus CPP55, a single window of DNA contains:
- a CDS encoding glucose-6-phosphate isomerase → MVELDLRFAEGAVAESEWRQLQPFVSDIHRRLHAGDVPGADFLGWLHLPSETLTGGIDPLLAAAAAVQEQADALVVVGIGGSYLGARAALEWCLPEYFNQLPRAVRGGPEVYFAGNHLSAPALADLLRVLAGKRVCINVISKSGTTTEPAVAFRVLRAWLEQQVGPEEARRRIYVTTDRARGALRRFAEAEGLKTFVIPDDVGGRYSVLTPVGLLPLAAAGVPVAELLEGARAAEEALATDRLDDNPAYRYAAVRNALHRKGKAVEVLAFYEPALRSFAEWWKQLFGESEGKDHKGLFPASVAYTTDLHSLGQFIQEGARNLFETVITLDHPGEPMSLPAVAGVEDGLEYLAGRDLSWINDQARIATQLAHADGGVPNLRIRVADRSARSLGELFYFFELACAASGLLLGVNPFDQPGVEAYKTNMFALLGKPGYESAQAALRARLAEGAR, encoded by the coding sequence ATGGTCGAATTGGATCTTCGTTTTGCCGAAGGGGCTGTGGCCGAATCGGAGTGGCGCCAACTGCAGCCGTTTGTCTCCGACATCCACCGCCGCCTGCACGCCGGAGACGTGCCGGGGGCGGATTTTCTCGGGTGGCTGCATCTGCCGAGCGAGACGTTGACCGGCGGGATCGATCCGCTGCTCGCCGCGGCGGCCGCCGTCCAGGAGCAGGCGGACGCGCTGGTGGTGGTGGGCATCGGCGGATCGTACCTGGGCGCAAGGGCGGCCCTGGAGTGGTGCCTGCCGGAGTATTTCAACCAGCTGCCGCGCGCGGTGCGAGGCGGGCCGGAGGTGTACTTCGCGGGCAACCACCTGAGCGCCCCGGCCCTCGCCGATCTGCTGCGGGTCCTCGCGGGCAAACGCGTCTGCATCAACGTGATCTCGAAGTCGGGCACCACCACGGAGCCGGCCGTGGCGTTCCGCGTCCTGCGGGCTTGGCTGGAGCAGCAGGTGGGCCCGGAGGAGGCGCGCCGCCGCATCTATGTCACGACCGATCGGGCGCGCGGGGCTCTGCGCCGGTTTGCGGAGGCCGAGGGGCTGAAGACGTTCGTCATCCCAGATGACGTGGGCGGCCGCTACTCGGTGCTGACGCCGGTCGGTCTGCTGCCGCTCGCGGCAGCCGGGGTGCCTGTAGCGGAATTGTTGGAGGGGGCCCGGGCGGCGGAGGAGGCCCTGGCGACGGACCGGCTGGACGACAACCCGGCATACCGCTACGCGGCCGTCCGCAACGCACTGCACCGCAAGGGCAAAGCGGTGGAGGTGTTGGCGTTTTACGAGCCGGCGCTGCGCAGCTTTGCCGAGTGGTGGAAGCAGCTGTTCGGCGAGAGCGAAGGCAAAGACCACAAAGGCCTGTTCCCGGCCTCGGTGGCGTACACCACGGACCTGCACTCGCTGGGCCAATTCATCCAGGAAGGCGCACGGAACCTGTTCGAGACCGTGATCACGCTGGATCACCCGGGCGAACCCATGTCCCTCCCGGCCGTGGCGGGCGTGGAGGACGGCCTGGAATACCTCGCGGGCCGGGACCTGTCGTGGATCAACGATCAGGCGCGCATCGCCACGCAGCTGGCGCACGCCGACGGGGGTGTGCCGAATCTGCGGATCCGGGTCGCGGATCGCAGCGCGCGGTCGCTGGGCGAGCTCTTCTATTTCTTCGAGTTGGCGTGCGCGGCGAGCGGGCTGTTGCTGGGGGTCAATCCGTTCGATCAGCCGGGGGTGGAGGCCTACAAGACCAACATGTTCGCTCTGCTCGGCAAGCCGGGGTACGAGTCGGCGCAGGCGGCGCTGCGGGCGCGGTTGGCGGAAGGCGCACGGTGA
- a CDS encoding ABC transporter ATP-binding protein yields MRLLPYARGYVWHFVGVILLVLVYNGTSVLQPYLVKIAIDQDITGPAPNLHGLMEIAGLYLLVAVAGLAANYTQVQLLQYAGQSVIRKIRIALFSHIERQSMRFFDTNAVGRLVTNVSSDTETVSQFFTNFFLSMVRDGLSLVLIVVAMYQLDVRIASYCMGLIPILFAISLAFRRRLRDRYQTTRTRLSNIIAFLAENLAGMRIIQIFHQEERQAGAFAELNGLHRRASVAEYRLSVMFNRTFELLGNVAVAAVVWVGGWAVLRHTIPFGTLYAFITYIRQFFQPINSITQQWNTLQSTIVAADRIGKVLAVQPDVAEPVHPLPLEALPPIRGEVRFENITFAYTPGRPVLHGVSFTVPAGAFVGFVGATGAGKSSLMSLLTRFYDPQEGRITIDGIDIRRLRLADLHRIVGLVQQEVYLFTGTVADNIRLFRPDISDEAVVAAARAVGAHEVIERLPEGYQTRLFAKGANLSMGERQLISFARIVALNPPILILDEATANLDSQTEALVQAGLEAVAKNRTTLVIAHRLSTIRHADRIVVLHQGRIVEEGTHEALLALGGLYAELHRKSAVDAAETGSAGSAAR; encoded by the coding sequence ATGCGCCTCTTGCCCTACGCCCGGGGATACGTGTGGCACTTCGTCGGCGTCATCCTGCTGGTCTTGGTGTATAACGGCACGTCCGTGCTGCAGCCGTACCTGGTGAAGATCGCCATCGATCAGGACATCACCGGACCCGCACCGAACCTGCACGGGTTGATGGAGATCGCGGGGTTGTACCTGTTGGTGGCCGTGGCGGGCCTGGCGGCCAACTACACCCAGGTGCAGCTGCTGCAGTACGCCGGGCAGAGCGTGATCCGCAAAATCCGCATCGCTCTGTTCTCGCACATCGAGCGGCAGTCGATGCGCTTTTTCGACACCAACGCCGTCGGCAGGCTGGTGACCAACGTGTCGAGCGACACGGAGACCGTGAGCCAGTTTTTCACCAACTTCTTCTTGAGCATGGTGCGTGACGGCCTGTCCCTGGTGTTGATCGTCGTGGCCATGTATCAGCTCGACGTGCGCATCGCCAGCTACTGCATGGGGCTCATCCCCATCCTCTTCGCCATCTCGCTGGCGTTCCGGCGCCGCCTGCGCGATCGCTACCAGACCACCCGCACCCGGCTGTCGAACATCATCGCCTTTCTCGCCGAAAACTTGGCCGGGATGCGTATTATCCAGATCTTCCACCAGGAGGAGCGGCAGGCCGGAGCCTTCGCGGAACTCAACGGGCTGCATCGCCGGGCCAGCGTCGCCGAGTACCGGCTGTCGGTGATGTTCAACCGGACATTCGAGCTCCTCGGCAACGTGGCCGTGGCGGCCGTGGTGTGGGTCGGGGGATGGGCGGTGTTGCGGCACACCATTCCCTTCGGCACCCTGTACGCGTTCATCACATACATCCGGCAGTTCTTCCAGCCCATCAACAGCATCACGCAGCAGTGGAACACCCTGCAGTCGACCATCGTCGCGGCGGATCGCATCGGCAAGGTGCTGGCCGTCCAGCCCGACGTGGCAGAGCCCGTGCATCCCCTCCCGCTGGAGGCGTTACCGCCCATCCGCGGCGAGGTCCGCTTTGAGAACATCACCTTCGCCTACACGCCCGGGCGGCCCGTGCTGCACGGCGTGTCCTTTACCGTACCCGCCGGGGCGTTTGTGGGCTTCGTCGGCGCCACCGGCGCCGGCAAGAGCTCACTGATGAGCCTCTTGACGCGGTTTTACGATCCGCAGGAAGGGCGCATCACCATCGACGGGATCGACATCCGCCGCCTGCGGCTGGCGGACTTGCACCGGATCGTCGGCCTGGTGCAGCAGGAGGTGTATCTTTTCACCGGCACGGTGGCGGACAACATCCGCCTCTTCCGCCCGGACATCTCCGACGAGGCGGTGGTGGCGGCCGCCCGGGCGGTGGGGGCGCACGAGGTGATTGAACGGCTGCCCGAAGGGTATCAGACGCGCCTGTTCGCCAAAGGGGCCAACCTGTCGATGGGCGAGCGGCAGCTGATCTCTTTCGCCCGCATCGTCGCCCTCAACCCGCCCATCCTCATCCTCGACGAAGCGACGGCCAACCTGGACAGCCAGACGGAGGCCTTGGTCCAGGCGGGGCTGGAGGCGGTCGCGAAGAACCGGACCACGCTCGTCATCGCGCACCGCTTGTCGACCATCCGGCACGCGGATCGCATCGTCGTCCTCCATCAAGGCCGCATCGTGGAAGAAGGGACGCACGAGGCGCTGCTGGCCTTGGGCGGCCTGTACGCCGAACTGCATCGGAAATCCGCCGTCGACGCCGCAGAAACGGGTTCCGCGGGCAGCGCCGCTCGGTGA
- a CDS encoding ABC transporter ATP-binding protein, which yields MDNPRQLLKQYLVRHRWAYLVSILSIVLSEIVMVQFPHLLGEFTDALQAGRVDGRALWRYAALLAVVGIGYVVLYGFGQMRNGMLGRQFEYELRRKLFLHWETLSTSYFRQRSIGDLLNHALNDVRSVRDALSGGLNILTNAIFLLASTLVMTFRTVSVKLTLVSMIPIVFVPFLVGWLGPRIRNATRQAQEALSDMADLTEESLTAIRLIKATANEEVEQRRFTERVDAIVRRQMGVFRRSALMQSLIPFMGSLAFVIALLYGGVLTITREIPLGSFVAFTLYLAMLITPLQEMGFVFNYFQRASASLQRLEVLLTEVPDIGDEPGAAPLGRVQGEVVIDLDVFTYPDGTHPALHDVRIRVRPGQTLGIVGRTGSGKTTLVNLLPRIFDPPPGSVFIDGRDVRTVTLRSLREAISYVPQDGFLFSTTIGENIAFSKADATRDEVMEAVRNAAFTEVLETFPEGLDTLVGERGVTLSGGQRQRAAIARALLKDAPILILDDSLSAVDMNTEKQIIANIRRVRRDKTTLIIAHRLSAVRHADWIVVLDGGTVAEQGTHEDLLRQGGIYADMYRLQETEQGVTA from the coding sequence ATGGACAACCCGCGTCAACTCCTCAAACAGTATTTGGTTCGGCATCGTTGGGCGTACCTCGTCTCCATCCTGTCCATCGTCCTGTCGGAGATCGTGATGGTGCAGTTTCCGCACCTGCTGGGCGAATTTACAGATGCGCTTCAGGCCGGGCGAGTGGACGGCCGCGCGCTGTGGCGTTACGCCGCCCTGTTGGCCGTCGTCGGGATCGGCTACGTGGTCCTGTACGGATTCGGTCAGATGCGAAACGGCATGCTCGGGCGTCAGTTCGAGTACGAGCTGCGCCGAAAGCTGTTCCTCCACTGGGAGACCTTGTCGACGTCCTACTTCCGCCAGCGCAGCATCGGCGATCTCCTCAACCACGCCCTCAACGACGTTCGATCCGTTCGGGATGCCCTCTCCGGCGGCCTGAACATCCTGACCAATGCCATCTTCCTATTGGCCTCGACGCTGGTGATGACCTTTCGCACGGTGAGCGTCAAGCTGACCCTGGTGAGCATGATCCCGATTGTGTTCGTGCCGTTCCTCGTCGGGTGGCTCGGGCCGCGCATCCGCAATGCGACGCGGCAGGCCCAGGAGGCGCTGTCCGACATGGCCGACCTGACGGAGGAGAGCTTGACCGCCATTCGCCTCATCAAGGCCACCGCCAACGAGGAGGTGGAGCAGCGGCGGTTCACGGAGCGCGTCGACGCCATTGTCCGCCGCCAGATGGGCGTCTTCCGGCGCAGCGCGCTGATGCAGTCGCTGATCCCGTTCATGGGATCGTTGGCATTCGTGATCGCCCTGTTGTACGGCGGCGTCCTGACGATCACCCGGGAAATCCCCCTCGGCTCCTTCGTCGCGTTCACTTTGTACTTGGCGATGCTCATCACGCCCCTGCAGGAGATGGGCTTTGTCTTCAACTATTTCCAGCGGGCCTCCGCGTCGTTGCAGCGCTTGGAGGTGCTGCTGACCGAGGTGCCGGACATCGGCGACGAACCCGGGGCCGCGCCGTTGGGGCGGGTGCAGGGGGAGGTGGTGATCGATCTCGATGTCTTCACCTACCCGGACGGCACGCACCCGGCCCTGCACGACGTGCGGATCCGGGTGCGGCCCGGACAGACCCTCGGCATCGTCGGGCGGACCGGATCCGGTAAGACCACCCTGGTCAACCTGTTGCCGCGCATCTTCGATCCCCCGCCGGGCTCGGTGTTCATCGACGGGCGCGATGTGCGCACGGTCACCCTGCGGAGCCTGCGCGAGGCCATCTCGTACGTGCCGCAGGACGGCTTCTTGTTCTCGACCACCATCGGCGAGAACATCGCCTTTTCGAAAGCGGACGCGACCCGGGACGAGGTCATGGAGGCCGTCCGCAACGCCGCCTTCACCGAGGTGCTGGAGACGTTCCCGGAGGGGCTCGACACCCTCGTCGGCGAGCGCGGCGTGACCCTCTCCGGCGGGCAGCGTCAGCGGGCCGCCATCGCCCGCGCCTTGTTGAAGGACGCCCCGATCCTGATCCTCGACGACAGCCTGTCCGCCGTCGACATGAACACGGAGAAGCAGATCATCGCCAACATCCGGCGGGTGCGCCGCGACAAGACGACCCTCATCATCGCCCACCGGCTGTCGGCTGTGCGCCATGCGGACTGGATTGTCGTCCTGGACGGCGGCACCGTCGCCGAGCAGGGCACCCACGAAGACCTGCTGCGCCAAGGCGGCATCTATGCGGACATGTACCGTCTGCAGGAGACGGAACAGGGGGTGACCGCGTGA